A portion of the Oncorhynchus clarkii lewisi isolate Uvic-CL-2024 chromosome 27, UVic_Ocla_1.0, whole genome shotgun sequence genome contains these proteins:
- the LOC139385977 gene encoding olfactory receptor 11A1-like, whose protein sequence is MMNSTQLTSFILAGYSDIGHLKYLYFIILTVLYVSIVFANTVLIVVICMERSLHEPMYLFLCSLFVNDLYGTTGLFPALMTHLVSDDHTVSTVCCYIQIFVLYTYGSIEFSNLAVMSYDRYLAICYPLQYNVIMTPSKVCILICVIWLYSFAKFSIQLSLTIRLQLCGNVIDKVYCDNYLLVKLACSTSDTTVNNIYGLCGIVLSVTVPLITIVLSYIKILTICLKSSIETRQKAFSTCSPHLASLLNFSFGCFLTLLQSRFDSPMRNVPTVLHTFLSVYYLMCQPLLNPIVYGVRMAKIRQACKYILPVGLYPKT, encoded by the coding sequence ATGATGAACTCAACACAACTCACGTCATTTATCCTAGCTGGATATAGTGACATTGGACACTTAAAGTACTTGTATTTCATTATATTAACTGTCCTATACGTCTCCATAGTTTTTGCGAACACAGTGCTTATTGTGGTTATATGTATGGAGAGGAGCCTTCATGAACCCATGTATCTGTTTCTGTGCAGTTTGTTTGTAAATGACTTGTATGGTACCACTGGTTTGTTTCCGGCTCTCATGACTCATTTGGTTTCAGATGACCATACAGTTTCCACTGTGTGCTGTTACATACAGATATTTGTCTTGTACACATATGGATCTATTGAATTCAGCAATTTAGCAGTCATGTCCTACGACAGGTACCTTGCTATATGTTATCCACTACAGTATAACGTCATCATGACACCCAGCAAGGTGTGTATTTTAATTTGTGTAATATGGTTGTACTCTTTTGCAAAATTCAGCATACAACTGTCTTTAACTATTCGTTTGCAATTGTGTGGAAACGTCATAGACAAAGTGTATTGTGACAACTACCTGCTAGTTAAACTTGCCTGTTCAACTTCAGACACGACAGTTAATAACATCTATGGACTCTGTGGTATTGTTTTGTCTGTCACTGTCCCTTTAATTACTATTGTGTTGTCTTATATTAAGATTCTGACCATTTGTTTGAAATCTTCAATCGAGACCAGACAGAAAGCTTTCAGCACCTGTTCTCCTCATCTGGCCTCGCTGCTCAACTTCTCTTTCGGCTGTTTCTTAACTCTGCTCCAAAGTAGATTTGATAGCCCTATGAGAAATGTTCCAACTGTACTTCACACTTTTTTATCAGTGTACTATCTCATGTGCCAGCCACTTTTAAATCCTATTGTGTATGGAGTTAGGATGGCTAAAATCAGACAGGCTTGTAAATACATACTACCTGTAGGTCTGTACCCTAAAACATAA